One Flexivirga aerilata DNA segment encodes these proteins:
- the nadD gene encoding nicotinate-nucleotide adenylyltransferase: MTTRLGVMGGTFDPIHHGHLVAASEVQARLGLDEVVFVPTGQPWQKAGRDVTPAEQRYLMTVIATASNPRFTVSRVDIDRPGPTYTLDTLTDLRAQRPDTEMFFITGADALAQILSWRGVDQMWPLANFIGVTRPGHELSDKGLPRDRVKLMEVPAMAISSTDVRRRVADGQPVWYLVPDGVVQYIGKYQLYRPQAETAKEDV, translated from the coding sequence CTGACCACCCGCCTGGGGGTGATGGGCGGCACCTTCGATCCCATCCACCACGGCCACCTGGTCGCGGCGAGCGAGGTGCAGGCCCGACTCGGCCTCGACGAGGTCGTCTTCGTCCCCACCGGGCAGCCGTGGCAGAAGGCCGGCCGGGACGTCACGCCGGCCGAGCAGCGTTATCTGATGACGGTCATCGCCACCGCATCCAACCCACGCTTCACGGTCAGCCGGGTCGACATCGACCGGCCCGGGCCGACCTACACCCTCGACACCCTGACCGATCTGCGGGCGCAGCGGCCGGACACCGAGATGTTCTTCATCACCGGCGCGGACGCGCTCGCCCAGATCCTCTCCTGGCGCGGTGTGGACCAGATGTGGCCGCTCGCCAACTTCATCGGCGTCACCCGCCCCGGGCACGAACTGTCCGACAAGGGTCTGCCGCGCGATCGGGTCAAACTCATGGAGGTGCCGGCGATGGCGATCAGCTCGACCGACGTGCGGCGCCGGGTCGCCGACGGGCAGCCGGTCTGGTATCTCGTGCCGGACGGCGTCGTGCAGTACATCGGCAAATATCAGCTCTACCGGCCGCAGGCCGAGACCGCAAAGGAAGACGTCTGA
- the rsfS gene encoding ribosome silencing factor, which produces MAATTRAIDLAKAAAVAAEDKLATSVIAIDVSDQLALTDVFVVAAGANDRQVSAIVDAVEERLHSLGAKPIRREGQREGRWVLLDFGDIVVHVQHEEEREFYALDRLWRDCPVIDLEA; this is translated from the coding sequence GTGGCAGCCACCACCCGCGCCATCGACCTGGCCAAGGCCGCGGCGGTTGCCGCCGAGGACAAGCTCGCGACCTCCGTGATCGCGATCGACGTGAGTGACCAACTGGCGCTCACCGACGTCTTCGTGGTCGCCGCCGGCGCCAACGACCGCCAGGTCAGCGCGATCGTCGACGCGGTCGAGGAGCGGCTGCATTCGTTGGGGGCCAAGCCGATTCGCCGGGAGGGTCAGCGTGAGGGTCGCTGGGTCCTGCTCGACTTCGGTGACATCGTGGTGCACGTCCAGCACGAGGAGGAGCGCGAGTTCTACGCGCTCGACCGGCTGTGGCGCGACTGCCCGGTGATCGACCTGGAGGCGTAA